Proteins encoded together in one Jaculus jaculus isolate mJacJac1 chromosome 7, mJacJac1.mat.Y.cur, whole genome shotgun sequence window:
- the Gapdhs gene encoding glyceraldehyde-3-phosphate dehydrogenase, testis-specific, whose translation MTSTAPELLVGINGFGRIGRLVLRACIEKGVRVVAVNDPFIDPEYMVYMFKYDSTHGRYKGSVEHRNGQLVVDNHEINVYQCKDPKEIPWKSVGCPYVVESTGVYLSLEAASAHILAGAQRVVISAPSPDAPMLVMGVNEKEYNPSSMNIVSNASCTTNCLAPLAKVIHERFGIIEGLMTTVHSYTATQKTVDGPSKKDWRGGRGAHQNIIPASTGAASAVGKVIPELKGKLTGMAFRVPTADVSVVDLTCRLAQAAPYSAIKEAVKAAAKGPMAGILSYTEDQVVSTDFIGDPHSSIFDARAGIALNDNFVKLVSWYDNEYGYSNRVVDLLRYMFSRDK comes from the exons ATGACCTCGACAGCTCCAGAGTTGCTAGTGGGCATCAATGG ATTTGGTCGCATTGGTCGCCTGGTATTGCGAGCCTGCATAGAAAAGGGCGTCAGGGTGGTGGCAGTGAACGATCCATTCATTGACCCGGAATACATG GTGTACATGTTCAAGTATGACTCCACCCATGGCAGATATAAGGGGAGTGTGGAACACAGGAATGGACAACTGGTTGTGGATAACCATGAGATCAATGTGTACCAGTG CAAAGACCCCAAAGAAATCCCCTGGAAGTCTGTGGGGTGTCCCTACGTAGTGGAGTCTACAGGCGTCTATCTGTCCCTAGAGGCGGCTTCG GCACACATCTTGGCTGGCGCCCAGCGTGTGGTGATCAGCGCACCCTCTCCTGATGCGCCCATGTTGGTCATGGGTGTGAATGAAAAGGAGTACAACCCCAGCTCCATGAACATTGTCAG CAATGCATCCTGTACCACCAACTGCCTGGCCCCCCTCGCCAAGGTCATCCACGAGCGCTTCGGGATTATAGAAGGGCTGATG ACCACAGTCCATTCCTACACGGCTACCCAGAAGACAGTGGACGGACCATCAAAGAAAGACTGGAGAGGTGGACGTGGTGCACACCAGAACATCATCCCAGCCTCCACTGGGGCGGCCAGTGCTGTGGGCAAAGTCATCCCGGAGCTCAAAGG GAAGCTAACAGGAATGGCATTCCGGGTGCCAACCGCGGATGTGTCTGTTGTGGACCTGACCTGCCGTCTGGCACAGGCTGCCCCCTACTCTGCAATCAAGGAGGCTGTGAAAGCAGCAGCTAAGGGGCCTATGGCTGGTATCCTTTCCTACACAGAGGACCAG GTGGTCTCGACGGACTTCATCGGGGATCCCCACTCATCCATCTTCGATGCTAGGGCTGGCATAGCCCTCAATGACAACTTCGTGAAGCTCGTCTCCTG GTACGACAACGAGTATGGCTACAGTAACCGGGTGGTTGACCTCCTCCGCTACATGTTCAGCAGAGACAAGTGA
- the Tmem147 gene encoding transmembrane protein 147 — MTLFHFGNCFALAYFPYFITYKCSGLSEYNAFWKCVQAGVTYLFVQLCKMLFLATFFPTWEGGIYDFIGEFMKASVDVADLIGLNLVMSRNAGKGEYKIMVAALGWATAELIMSRCIPLWVGARGIEFDWKYIQMSIDSNISLVHYIVASAQVWMITRYDLYHTFRPAVLLLMVLSVYKAFVMETFVHLCSLGSWTALLARAVVTGLLALSTLALYVAVVNVHS; from the exons ATGACCCTGTTCCACTTCGGGAATTGCTTCGCCCTCGCCTACTTCCCCTATTTCATCACTTACAAATGCAGCGGCCT GTCTGAGTACAACGCCTTCTGGAAATGCGTCCAGGCCGGGGTCACCTACCTCTTTGTGCAGCTGTGCAAG ATGCTGTTCTTGGCCACTTTCTTCCCCACCTGGGAAGGTGGCATCTACGACTTCATTGGG GAGTTCATGAAGGCCAGCGTGGATGTGGCAGACCTGATAGGCCTAAACCTTGTCATGTCCCGGAATGCAGGCAAGGGGGAGTACAAGATCATGGTTGCTGCCCTGGGCTGGGCCACCGCGGAGCTTATTATGTCCCG CTGTATTCCTCTCTGGGTTGGAGCCCGAGGCATTGAATTTGACTGGAAATATATCCAGATGAGCATCGACTCCAACATCAGTCTG gTCCACTACATTGTTGCATCTGCCCAAGTCTGGATGATAACACGTTATGACCTGTACCACACCTTCCGGCCAGCTGTCCTGCTCTTGATGGTTCTTAGTGTCTACAAGGCCTTTGTCATGGA GACCTTCGTCCACCTCTGCTCCCTGGGCAGCTGGACGGCACTGCTGGCCCGAGCAGTGGTGACAGGGCTCCTGGCACTCAGCACCTTGGCCCTGTATGTCGCCGTTGTCAATGTGCACTCCTAG
- the Atp4a gene encoding potassium-transporting ATPase alpha chain 1 isoform X2, whose amino-acid sequence MGKADNYELYSVELGSGPGGDMSAKMSKKKAGGGGGKKKEKLENMKKEMEINDHQLSVAELEQKYRTSATKGLTANLAAELLLRDGPNALRPPRGTPEYVKFARQLAGGLQCLMWVAAAICLIAFAIQASEGDLTTDDNLYLALALIAVVVVTGCFGYYQEFKSTNIIASFKNLVPQQATVIRDGDKFQINADQLVVGDLVEMKGGDRVPADIRILSAQGCKVDNSSLTGESEPQTRSPECTHESPLETRNIAFFSTMCLEGTAQGLVVNTGDRTIIGRIASLASGVENEKTPIAIEIEHFVDIIAGLAILFGATFFVVAMCIGYTFLRAMVFFMAIVVAYVPEGLLATVTVCLSLTAKRLASKNCVVKNLEAVETLGSTSVICSDKTGTLTQNRMTVSHLWFDNHIHTADTTEDQSGQTFDQSSETWRALCRVLTLCNRAAFKSGQDAVPVPKRIVIGDASETALLKFSELTLGNAMGYRERFPKVCEIPFNSTNKFQLSIHTLEDPRDPRHLLVMKGAPERVLERCGSILIKGQELPLDEQWREAFQTAYLSLGGLGERVLGFCQLYLNEKDYPPGYAFDVEAMNFPSSGLCFAGLVSMIDPPRATVPDAVLKCRTAGIRVIMVTGDHPITAKAIAASVGIISEGSETVEDIAARLRVPVDQVNRKDARACVINGMQLKDMDPSELVEALRTHPEMVFARTSPQQKLGAIVAVTGDGVNDSPALKKADIGVAMGIAGSDAAKNAADMILLDDNFASIVTGVEQGRLIFDNLKKSIAYTLTKNIPELTPYLIYITVSVPLPLGCITILFIELCTDIFPSVSLAYEKAESDIMHLRPRNPRRDRLVNEPLAAYSYFQIGAIQSFAGFTDYFTAMAQEGWFPLLCVGLRPQWEDHHLQDLQDSYGQEWTFGQRLYQQYTCYTVFFISIEMCQIADVLIRKTRRLSAFQQGFFRNRILVIAIVFQVCIGCFLCYCPGMPNIFNFMPIRFQWWLVPMPFGLLIFVYDEIRKLGVRCCPGSWWDQELYY is encoded by the exons ATGGGGAAGGCA GACAATTACGAACTGTACTCAGTGGAGCTGGGATCCGGTCCTGGTGGGGACATGTCCGCCAAGATGAGCAAGAAGAAGGCGGGTGGCGGGGGAGGCAAGAAGAAGGAGAAGCTGGAGAACATGAAGAAGGAGATGGAGATT AATGACCACCAGCTGTCAGTGGCTGAGCTGGAGCAGAAGTACCGGACCAGTGCCACCAAG GGCCTGACTGCAAACCTGGCAGCAGAGCTGCTGCTTCGGGATGGGCCCAATGCACTGAGGCCGCCGCGGGGCACCCCAGAGTACGTGAAGTTTGCCCGGCAGCTGGCAGGAGGCCTGCAGTGCCTTATGTGGGTAGCTGCTGCCATCTGCCTCATTGCCTTTGCCATCCAGGCCAGCGAAGGTGACCTCACCACTGATGACAAT CTGTACCTGGCACTCGCTCTCATTGCTGTGGTTGTGGTCACTGGCTGCTTTGGCTACTACCAGGAGTTCAAGAGCACCAATATCATCGCCAGCTTCAAGAACCTAGTGCCACAG CAAGCCACTGTGATCCGAGATGGGGACAAGTTCCAGATCAACGCAGACCAGCTTGTGGTGGGCGATTTGGTGGAGATGAAAGGGGGAGACCGTGTGCCGGCAGACATCCGCATCCTGTCAGCCCAGGGCTGCAAGGTGGACAACTCCTCACTGACCGGAGAGTCTGAGCCACAGACCCGCTCGCCGGAGTGTACACACGAGAGCCCCCTGGAGACCCGGAATATCGCCTTCTTCTCTACCATGTGCCTTGAGG GCACAGCACAGGGCCTGGTGGTGAACACGGGCGACCGCACAATCATTGGGCGCATTGCCTCCCTGGCGTCAGGAGTGGAAAATGAGAAGACACCCATAGCTATAGAGATTGAACACTTTGTGGACATCATTGCGGGCCTGGCCATCCTCTTTGGTGCCACATTCTTTGTGGTGGCCATGTGCATCGGATACACCTTCCTGCGGGCCATGGTGTTCTTCATGGCCATCGTGGTTGCCTATGTGCCAGAGGGTCTGCTGGCTACTGTCACA GTCTGCCTGTCCCTGACAGCCAAGCGGCTGGCCAGTAAGAACTGTGTGGTCAAAAATCTAGAAGCCGTGGAGACCCTGGGCTCCACGTCAGTAATCTGCTCTGACAAGACGGGGACACTCACTCAGAACCGCATGACGGTGTCCCATCTGTGGTTTGACAACCACATCCACACGGCTGACACCACGGAGGACCAGTCAG GGCAGACGTTTGACCAGTCCTCGGAGACCTGGAGAGCGCTATGCCGAGTGCTCACCCTGTGCAACCGCGCCGCCTTCAAGTCCGGCCAAGATGCGGTGCCCGTGCCCAAG CGCATCGTGATCGGAGACGCGTCGGAGACTGCGCTGCTCAAGTTTTCGGAGCTGACGCTGGGTAACGCCATGGGCTACCGCGAGCGCTTCCCCAAAGTCTGCGAGATCCCCTTCAACTCCACCAACAAGTTCCAG CTGTCCATCCACACCCTGGAGGACCCGCGCGACCCGCGGCACCTGCTGGTGATGAAGGGCGCCCCCGAACGCGTGCTGGAGCGCTGCGGCTCCATCCTCATCAAGGGCCAGGAGCTGCCGCTCGACGAGCAGTGGCGGGAGGCGTTCCAGACGGCCTACCTCAGCCTGGGAGGCCTGGGCGAGCGCGTGCTCG GTTTCTGCCAGCTCTACTTGAACGAGAAGGACTACCCACCTGGCTATGCCTTTGATGTTGAAGCTATGAACTTTCCAAGTAGTGGCCTCTGCTTTGCTGGTCTCGTATCCATGATTGACCCTCCCCGGGCCACTGTCCCTGATGCTGTGCTCAAGTGCCGCACAGCAGGCATCCGG GTGATCATGGTAACGGGTGACCATCCCATCACAGCCAAGGCCATTGCAGCCAGTGTGGGCATCATCTCAGAAGGGAGCGAGACAGTAGAGGACATTGCTGCCCGCCTCCGTGTGCCTGTGGATCAGGTGAATCGGAA GGACGCCCGTGCCTGTGTAATCAATGGCATGCAGCTGAAGGACATGGACCCCTCAGAGCTGGTCGAGGCACTGCGCACCCACCCTGAGATGGTGTTTGCTCGCACCAGTCCCCAGCAGAAGCTG GGCGCCATTGTGGCTGTGACAGGGGATGGTGTGAAcgactctccagccctgaagaaggCAGACATTGGTGTGGCCATGGGCATTGCAGGATCGGATGCTGCTAAAAACGCTGCTGACATGATCCTGCTGGATGACAACTTTGCTTCCATTGTGACGGGCGTGGAGCAGG GCCGCCTGATCTTTGACAACCTGAAGAAATCCATCGCCTACACCCTGACCAAGAACATTCCAGAACTGACACCCTATCTCATCTACATTACCGTCAGCGTGCCCCTACCCCTTGGGTGCATCACCATTCTCTTCATAGAACTCTGCACGGACATT TTCCCATCTGTGTCCCTGGCATATGAGAAGGCTGAAAGTGACATCATGCATCTGCGTCCAAGGAACCCAAGGCGTGATCGATTGGTCAATGAGCCCCTGGCCGCTTATTCCTACTTCCAGATTG GTGCCATCCAGTCATTTGCAGGCTTCACGGATTACTTCACGGCCATGGCCCAGGAGGGCTGGTTCCCTCTACTGTGCGTGGGGTTGCGGCCGCAGTGGGAGGACCACCACCTGCAAGATCTGCAGGACAGCTATGGCCAGGAGTGG ACATTCGGGCAGCGCCTGTACCAGCAATACACCTGTTACACCGTCTTCTTCATCAGCATCGAGATGTGCCAGATTGCCGACGTCCTCATCCGCAAGACTCGCCGTCTGTCTGCTTTCCAGCAGGGCTTCTTCAG GAACAGGATCCTGGTGATTGCCATCGTGTTTCAGGTCTGCATCGGCTGCTTCCTGTGCTACTGCCCTGGGATGCCCAACATCTTCAACTTCATGCCCATTCG GTTCCAGTGGTGGCTGGTACCCATGCCCTTCGGCCTCCTCATCTTTGTTTATGACGAGATACGGAAACTTGGAGTTCGATGTTGCCCAGGAA gCTGGTGGGACCAGGAACTCTACTATTAA
- the Atp4a gene encoding potassium-transporting ATPase alpha chain 1 isoform X1, with the protein MGKADNYELYSVELGSGPGGDMSAKMSKKKAGGGGGKKKEKLENMKKEMEINDHQLSVAELEQKYRTSATKGLTANLAAELLLRDGPNALRPPRGTPEYVKFARQLAGGLQCLMWVAAAICLIAFAIQASEGDLTTDDNLYLALALIAVVVVTGCFGYYQEFKSTNIIASFKNLVPQQATVIRDGDKFQINADQLVVGDLVEMKGGDRVPADIRILSAQGCKVDNSSLTGESEPQTRSPECTHESPLETRNIAFFSTMCLEGTAQGLVVNTGDRTIIGRIASLASGVENEKTPIAIEIEHFVDIIAGLAILFGATFFVVAMCIGYTFLRAMVFFMAIVVAYVPEGLLATVTVCLSLTAKRLASKNCVVKNLEAVETLGSTSVICSDKTGTLTQNRMTVSHLWFDNHIHTADTTEDQSGQTFDQSSETWRALCRVLTLCNRAAFKSGQDAVPVPKRIVIGDASETALLKFSELTLGNAMGYRERFPKVCEIPFNSTNKFQLSIHTLEDPRDPRHLLVMKGAPERVLERCGSILIKGQELPLDEQWREAFQTAYLSLGGLGERVLGFCQLYLNEKDYPPGYAFDVEAMNFPSSGLCFAGLVSMIDPPRATVPDAVLKCRTAGIRVIMVTGDHPITAKAIAASVGIISEGSETVEDIAARLRVPVDQVNRKDARACVINGMQLKDMDPSELVEALRTHPEMVFARTSPQQKLVIVESCQRLGAIVAVTGDGVNDSPALKKADIGVAMGIAGSDAAKNAADMILLDDNFASIVTGVEQGRLIFDNLKKSIAYTLTKNIPELTPYLIYITVSVPLPLGCITILFIELCTDIFPSVSLAYEKAESDIMHLRPRNPRRDRLVNEPLAAYSYFQIGAIQSFAGFTDYFTAMAQEGWFPLLCVGLRPQWEDHHLQDLQDSYGQEWTFGQRLYQQYTCYTVFFISIEMCQIADVLIRKTRRLSAFQQGFFRNRILVIAIVFQVCIGCFLCYCPGMPNIFNFMPIRFQWWLVPMPFGLLIFVYDEIRKLGVRCCPGSWWDQELYY; encoded by the exons ATGGGGAAGGCA GACAATTACGAACTGTACTCAGTGGAGCTGGGATCCGGTCCTGGTGGGGACATGTCCGCCAAGATGAGCAAGAAGAAGGCGGGTGGCGGGGGAGGCAAGAAGAAGGAGAAGCTGGAGAACATGAAGAAGGAGATGGAGATT AATGACCACCAGCTGTCAGTGGCTGAGCTGGAGCAGAAGTACCGGACCAGTGCCACCAAG GGCCTGACTGCAAACCTGGCAGCAGAGCTGCTGCTTCGGGATGGGCCCAATGCACTGAGGCCGCCGCGGGGCACCCCAGAGTACGTGAAGTTTGCCCGGCAGCTGGCAGGAGGCCTGCAGTGCCTTATGTGGGTAGCTGCTGCCATCTGCCTCATTGCCTTTGCCATCCAGGCCAGCGAAGGTGACCTCACCACTGATGACAAT CTGTACCTGGCACTCGCTCTCATTGCTGTGGTTGTGGTCACTGGCTGCTTTGGCTACTACCAGGAGTTCAAGAGCACCAATATCATCGCCAGCTTCAAGAACCTAGTGCCACAG CAAGCCACTGTGATCCGAGATGGGGACAAGTTCCAGATCAACGCAGACCAGCTTGTGGTGGGCGATTTGGTGGAGATGAAAGGGGGAGACCGTGTGCCGGCAGACATCCGCATCCTGTCAGCCCAGGGCTGCAAGGTGGACAACTCCTCACTGACCGGAGAGTCTGAGCCACAGACCCGCTCGCCGGAGTGTACACACGAGAGCCCCCTGGAGACCCGGAATATCGCCTTCTTCTCTACCATGTGCCTTGAGG GCACAGCACAGGGCCTGGTGGTGAACACGGGCGACCGCACAATCATTGGGCGCATTGCCTCCCTGGCGTCAGGAGTGGAAAATGAGAAGACACCCATAGCTATAGAGATTGAACACTTTGTGGACATCATTGCGGGCCTGGCCATCCTCTTTGGTGCCACATTCTTTGTGGTGGCCATGTGCATCGGATACACCTTCCTGCGGGCCATGGTGTTCTTCATGGCCATCGTGGTTGCCTATGTGCCAGAGGGTCTGCTGGCTACTGTCACA GTCTGCCTGTCCCTGACAGCCAAGCGGCTGGCCAGTAAGAACTGTGTGGTCAAAAATCTAGAAGCCGTGGAGACCCTGGGCTCCACGTCAGTAATCTGCTCTGACAAGACGGGGACACTCACTCAGAACCGCATGACGGTGTCCCATCTGTGGTTTGACAACCACATCCACACGGCTGACACCACGGAGGACCAGTCAG GGCAGACGTTTGACCAGTCCTCGGAGACCTGGAGAGCGCTATGCCGAGTGCTCACCCTGTGCAACCGCGCCGCCTTCAAGTCCGGCCAAGATGCGGTGCCCGTGCCCAAG CGCATCGTGATCGGAGACGCGTCGGAGACTGCGCTGCTCAAGTTTTCGGAGCTGACGCTGGGTAACGCCATGGGCTACCGCGAGCGCTTCCCCAAAGTCTGCGAGATCCCCTTCAACTCCACCAACAAGTTCCAG CTGTCCATCCACACCCTGGAGGACCCGCGCGACCCGCGGCACCTGCTGGTGATGAAGGGCGCCCCCGAACGCGTGCTGGAGCGCTGCGGCTCCATCCTCATCAAGGGCCAGGAGCTGCCGCTCGACGAGCAGTGGCGGGAGGCGTTCCAGACGGCCTACCTCAGCCTGGGAGGCCTGGGCGAGCGCGTGCTCG GTTTCTGCCAGCTCTACTTGAACGAGAAGGACTACCCACCTGGCTATGCCTTTGATGTTGAAGCTATGAACTTTCCAAGTAGTGGCCTCTGCTTTGCTGGTCTCGTATCCATGATTGACCCTCCCCGGGCCACTGTCCCTGATGCTGTGCTCAAGTGCCGCACAGCAGGCATCCGG GTGATCATGGTAACGGGTGACCATCCCATCACAGCCAAGGCCATTGCAGCCAGTGTGGGCATCATCTCAGAAGGGAGCGAGACAGTAGAGGACATTGCTGCCCGCCTCCGTGTGCCTGTGGATCAGGTGAATCGGAA GGACGCCCGTGCCTGTGTAATCAATGGCATGCAGCTGAAGGACATGGACCCCTCAGAGCTGGTCGAGGCACTGCGCACCCACCCTGAGATGGTGTTTGCTCGCACCAGTCCCCAGCAGAAGCTGGTGATTGTGGAGAGCTGTCAGCGACTG GGCGCCATTGTGGCTGTGACAGGGGATGGTGTGAAcgactctccagccctgaagaaggCAGACATTGGTGTGGCCATGGGCATTGCAGGATCGGATGCTGCTAAAAACGCTGCTGACATGATCCTGCTGGATGACAACTTTGCTTCCATTGTGACGGGCGTGGAGCAGG GCCGCCTGATCTTTGACAACCTGAAGAAATCCATCGCCTACACCCTGACCAAGAACATTCCAGAACTGACACCCTATCTCATCTACATTACCGTCAGCGTGCCCCTACCCCTTGGGTGCATCACCATTCTCTTCATAGAACTCTGCACGGACATT TTCCCATCTGTGTCCCTGGCATATGAGAAGGCTGAAAGTGACATCATGCATCTGCGTCCAAGGAACCCAAGGCGTGATCGATTGGTCAATGAGCCCCTGGCCGCTTATTCCTACTTCCAGATTG GTGCCATCCAGTCATTTGCAGGCTTCACGGATTACTTCACGGCCATGGCCCAGGAGGGCTGGTTCCCTCTACTGTGCGTGGGGTTGCGGCCGCAGTGGGAGGACCACCACCTGCAAGATCTGCAGGACAGCTATGGCCAGGAGTGG ACATTCGGGCAGCGCCTGTACCAGCAATACACCTGTTACACCGTCTTCTTCATCAGCATCGAGATGTGCCAGATTGCCGACGTCCTCATCCGCAAGACTCGCCGTCTGTCTGCTTTCCAGCAGGGCTTCTTCAG GAACAGGATCCTGGTGATTGCCATCGTGTTTCAGGTCTGCATCGGCTGCTTCCTGTGCTACTGCCCTGGGATGCCCAACATCTTCAACTTCATGCCCATTCG GTTCCAGTGGTGGCTGGTACCCATGCCCTTCGGCCTCCTCATCTTTGTTTATGACGAGATACGGAAACTTGGAGTTCGATGTTGCCCAGGAA gCTGGTGGGACCAGGAACTCTACTATTAA